In Bradyrhizobium sp. WD16, the genomic stretch CCGTTGCGGCACGGCGACGCGATTGAGGGCGTTGGTCCGGCGCTTCTCGATCCACGGGGCCACCACGTTGAGCCATAACTCGCGTGAGCCCATGATCGAGACCGAGACCGCGAACGGGATGGCGAAATAGAGCAGGCGATAGACCAGCAGCGAGGCAAGGACCTGTTCCTTGCCGAGCTGCGGCAGGGCGATCAGCATCGCAGCATCGAATACCCCGAGACTGCCCGGCGCATGGCTGGCGAAACCAATCAATGTGGCGAGGATGAACACCACCGAAACGGAGATGAAATCGACATCAGGCTGCGCGGGCAGCAGAATGTACATCGCCGTGGCGCAGAAGCCGAGATCGACGACCCCGATCAGGATCTGCAGCAGCGTCAGCTTGGCCGAGGGCAGAGTGACGGTCCAGCCGTTCTGGCCGAGCCGGCGGCAGCCGCGGGACAGCCAGTACAAATAGATTCCGATGCCGGCGACGAGGCCGATGGCGATCAGGCGGTTGACCGGCGAGGGCAGCAGGTCGATGGCACTGGCGGCGTCTGGATGCCAGGCCATTCCCAGCCCGAGCACGAACATGTTGCCGAGCCAGAATGTCAGGCCGGAGATGAAGCAGATCTT encodes the following:
- a CDS encoding UPF0104 family protein, with translation MDRLLTALKRGFTGRIGWRRLGIAASVLIIILAITTLVRMLKGVDTGVVLSALTEKSPGRIALAALCVVAAFFTLTFYDLFALRTIHKRHVPYRIAALASFTSYTIGHNIGATVFTGGAIRFRIYSDWGLSAIDVAKICFISGLTFWLGNMFVLGLGMAWHPDAASAIDLLPSPVNRLIAIGLVAGIGIYLYWLSRGCRRLGQNGWTVTLPSAKLTLLQILIGVVDLGFCATAMYILLPAQPDVDFISVSVVFILATLIGFASHAPGSLGVFDAAMLIALPQLGKEQVLASLLVYRLLYFAIPFAVSVSIMGSRELWLNVVAPWIEKRRTNALNRVAVPQRVEPRHRQHHPAE